One genomic segment of Pseudobacteroides sp. includes these proteins:
- a CDS encoding cohesin domain-containing protein produces the protein MKQIKNIRNKSKRVLTMLITLGLLITSIPVMNVFAADTIEKGTLTLSVDKTIADQGEIITATLSIKNIKNFAGYQANIKFDPTVLKPVIPFGADLLPYQNLTAVEPGTLLANTKFSPVDIVFHDLDIGILSFGRSYLQLPSYRNSGSIETTGSIAEIKFRVLRSIPTEIYFKNTNILPNGFLGTALFNYNAEQTTYYDIIQPGIILSGSSSTPKVITPGPTSTPVVVTVPEDINGDRAVNMADVVLIAGSFNATSTSPNYNKKCDINNDGTVNMADVVRLSLKFNYTY, from the coding sequence ATGAAACAAATAAAAAACATTAGAAATAAGTCAAAAAGAGTACTGACGATGCTTATAACTTTAGGACTGCTTATCACATCTATACCTGTAATGAATGTATTTGCTGCTGATACTATTGAAAAAGGTACCCTGACTCTTAGTGTCGATAAGACCATTGCTGATCAAGGAGAGATTATAACAGCTACTTTAAGCATAAAAAATATAAAAAACTTTGCCGGTTATCAGGCAAATATAAAATTTGATCCAACTGTTTTGAAGCCTGTCATTCCATTCGGTGCTGATCTTTTGCCATACCAGAATTTGACAGCTGTTGAGCCAGGTACTTTATTGGCAAATACAAAATTTAGCCCTGTTGATATAGTTTTCCATGATTTGGATATTGGTATATTAAGCTTTGGTAGATCATATCTCCAGCTACCTTCCTACAGAAACTCAGGAAGCATTGAAACAACAGGTTCTATTGCAGAAATAAAATTCAGAGTTTTAAGATCAATTCCAACTGAAATTTATTTTAAGAACACAAACATTTTGCCAAATGGCTTTCTAGGAACAGCTCTTTTTAACTATAATGCAGAGCAGACAACCTACTATGATATAATCCAACCGGGAATAATACTTTCAGGCAGCTCGTCAACTCCTAAGGTAATCACACCAGGCCCTACCAGCACACCTGTAGTTGTTACAGTTCCTGAAGATATCAATGGAGACAGGGCAGTTAACATGGCAGATGTTGTTCTTATAGCAGGAAGCTTTAATGCAACTTCTACTTCACCAAATTACAATAAGAAATGTGATATAAACAATGATGGAACAGTTAATATGGCAGACGTTGTAAGGCTTTCATTAAAGTTTAACTATACATATTAA